The Paenibacillus yonginensis genome segment ATACAAACCCGCCGGACGGGCGAGCAAAAGCGATATTAGTAATGTGATTGCAATGGCAATCCCGTTTTGGGCAGTCACAGTGAACCCCTCCTGAAATCATGGCTAAAATTTTTCCGGATGAATAAGCGCATAAGTTAAATAAAGAAACAGCGTGGCTGTCAAAGCCAGCAGTACCCAGATCATCGTGGTTCACTTCCTTCATCGACCACGGCCGAAGCCCAGGCCGTGAAGCCGATTAGCGAGAGAGCAATCAACAGCAGGAGCACGATCATATACAGGTCCATCATGGGTTTGGTCCTCCTTTTGAATTTTTAAAAAATGGGCCTTCCGCAAGGGTTTCCTCACTGGCTTAAGGGTATCATCTCCGCCATTAGCATAGGATTAGGACTCCGTCCAAGCGATAAAGATCACATTAAGATCCCGTGGCAGAACGACAAAAAAACCATGTTTCCTGTCGGAAACATGGTTGGCGCAAACTTCCTGTTATTCCTCCGAAATCTGCAGCATCCGGTAGCCAACCCCGATATGGGTCTGGATAAACTTTTGCTGGGAGGCTGTTTTTTCGATCTTTTTGCGAAGAGTAGCCATAAATACGCGTAAGGCAGGGATATCGTACGAATGGCTGCCCCAAATCTCGTTGATGATATAGTTGTACGTCAACACTTTGCCGGAATTTTTGGCCAGCAGACAAAGAAGCTTATATTCGCTTGGCGTCAGATGGACCTCTTCCCCCGACAACCAGACACAGCCCGCGCCGTAGTCGATCTTCAGGTCTCCGTTGGTGTAAATGGACGAGTCGCCGAGCAGCCTGGCACTGTCGTTCCGGATTCTTCGCAGGCTCACTCTTAGCCGCGCCAGCAACTCCTCCACGCTGAACGGCTTGGTCAAATAATCATCGGCCCCGGCATCGAGCGCTTCAATTTTGTCCCGGTCTTCACTCCGGGCGCTGACCACAATAATCGGCAAATTGGACCAGGAGCGCACCTTGCGGATAATTTCTATTCCATCTATGTCCGGCAGCCCAAGATCCAGAATCATCAAATCCGGGGTTTTGGACAACGTCTCCATGATGGAAACCTCGCCCGTATGAGCCGTCAAATATTTATAGCCCTGAGTTTCAAGCGTAGTCGTGATCAACTTCCGGATAGGCTTGTCATCTTCCACGACCAGGATAACCGGCTTGTTATTCATGGATGTTCACCTCTTCCGCACGCAAAGTGAAATAAAAAACGCTTCCCCGAGGGGAATGATCCCTGACCCCTATAGTCCCGCCATGAGCCTGGATAATGGTTTGACACAGAGCAAGACCAAGCCCAAGGCCACGCCTGCCGTCAGCCGAAACGTTGTTTCCCGTATAAAACATTTCAAACAGCCGTTCCTTAACGTCGTCCGGAATGCCCGGCCCATCGTCCGATACTTCCACAAGGATCGACTCCCCGCTTTTCCGAGCGGAGATTAGAATGACCGATCCCTCCTGCGTATATTTGATGGCATTGTCCACCAGGTTGATCAGCACCTGAACCACAAGCCGCGAATCCATCCTCGCCATTAACAGTTCGTCTTCGATTTCAGTCCGGAGGATATGCTTCTCACTGTTCCGGTTGACATGCCGCAGCGCTTCCATAATGACCTCGTCTATCAGCTCCGCCTGCAGGTTCAGCCTCATTGTGCCGTTATCAATCCGACTGATGGACAGCAGGTTCTCCACCAGATTGATCAGCCAGATCGAATCGTCATAAATATCGGCATACAGCCCGATCCGCTGCTCTTCGTCCAAAACCCGCGAATTGTTGAGCAGAATCCCCGCGTTCCCGGATATGCTGGTCAGCGGTGTGCGCAGATCATGCGAAATGGAGCGCAGGAGATTGGCCCGCAGCTGCTCTTGACGGACCTGCATGGTGATTTCTTTCTGCTGCTCATTCAGCTTTTCTTTTTCCAGGGCAAGCGCGCATTCACCCAACATGGCGATCACCAAACTTTGCTCGAAAGAGCCAAGCACCTCTCCTTCATCCATGACAATAGCAGAAACCGCCAGCACCTCTTCTCCGCCCCGCACCGCATGGTAGAGGCACCTGGCTCCAAAGAAGGTGTCTGTTGTTGCGCCTGCTCTTTTATTGTTGGCAAATACCCAGTTCGCCACAGCTTGTTCGCTTTCGTCCGTATACCGCGAAGGGTCAACCGTCTCTTCTCTATTTGGAAAAACAATAGGGCTCGCCAGCTTGTTCCGCTCCACCGGATAAAAAACAACCGCCCGGTCCAGCAGTTTAACAAGCTGCCGCGCAGTTCCCTCAATGATCGCTGGCGCATCACCGGCCTGCTGCAGTTTGCGGCTAGTCTCCAGCAGGATTTCGGTCCGGTAAGCTTTCTGAGCAGCCTGCCTCGCCTGCTCCCGGACTCGCATCGTTAATGTGCTTGCCAGAAGAGAGGCCGTCAGCATCACCACAAAGGTGACCAGATTGCCGGAGTCATAGGTTTTAAGAGAATAATAAGGGGTCGTAAAAAAATAATTGAACACCAGAACACTTAAAAGGGACAAAATCGCACTATAAAATCTTCCTTTAGTAATCGTAGCATTCAAGAGAACGCCGAGCAGATAAAGGGTAATAATGTTGGCTTCCCTGAAGCCCAGTTCCTTGAACCAAACGCCAAACAGCGTACAGACCAACAGGATGACCAAACTTTTAAGCGAATCTTTGGGCGTTGGCAAAGGGGCAGTGGCCGGAAATCGAAACTTTTTGCCGCCTTCATTATCGACATATGGAATAATATAGGTTTCGCTATTCGGAATTAACGGAATCAGCCTGTCGACTATGGAAGTGTTATAGAAAGCTTTCTTTATGACAGGGGAGCGTCCTATGACGACTTTAGTGACCCGGCTCATTTTCACATATTCGGCAATCTGGACGGATATGTCGTCGCCGTACACCGTGGCGATCTGGGCGCCAAGCTGCTCTGCTAGTTTCAGGTTTTCCCTGAGCTGCATTTTTGTCGCCTGATCCGAATTCCGGGCGTCTCCCGTCTCCCGTTCGGGAGCTTCCACATACAGGGCTGTAAACTGGCCGTGGAACACTTCCGCCATTCTCGCAGCCG includes the following:
- a CDS encoding sensor histidine kinase, whose translation is MPRDSNSASYSPDQAGRRRGKLKIFLGYTPGPAKTAAMLGNAQRDARDGMDVVLGLAGGHPMASSSGFDKIEPIWMPTPEEEAEGHYEFDLDAALRRNPDMILLEQLAHVNAEGCRHKRRYQDVEELLRAGIHVYTTLDIQQIESLTDIAASITGISVQERIPDSVFERADLVELVDADPDELADRYRKGRMRPDELVQDGQDISGLYVPEKLRPLREIALKTAAQQLRRIAMLINEQAKKEDNPYKDHILVCLSPAPSNQKVIRTAARMAEVFHGQFTALYVEAPERETGDARNSDQATKMQLRENLKLAEQLGAQIATVYGDDISVQIAEYVKMSRVTKVVIGRSPVIKKAFYNTSIVDRLIPLIPNSETYIIPYVDNEGGKKFRFPATAPLPTPKDSLKSLVILLVCTLFGVWFKELGFREANIITLYLLGVLLNATITKGRFYSAILSLLSVLVFNYFFTTPYYSLKTYDSGNLVTFVVMLTASLLASTLTMRVREQARQAAQKAYRTEILLETSRKLQQAGDAPAIIEGTARQLVKLLDRAVVFYPVERNKLASPIVFPNREETVDPSRYTDESEQAVANWVFANNKRAGATTDTFFGARCLYHAVRGGEEVLAVSAIVMDEGEVLGSFEQSLVIAMLGECALALEKEKLNEQQKEITMQVRQEQLRANLLRSISHDLRTPLTSISGNAGILLNNSRVLDEEQRIGLYADIYDDSIWLINLVENLLSISRIDNGTMRLNLQAELIDEVIMEALRHVNRNSEKHILRTEIEDELLMARMDSRLVVQVLINLVDNAIKYTQEGSVILISARKSGESILVEVSDDGPGIPDDVKERLFEMFYTGNNVSADGRRGLGLGLALCQTIIQAHGGTIGVRDHSPRGSVFYFTLRAEEVNIHE
- a CDS encoding response regulator, whose translation is MNNKPVILVVEDDKPIRKLITTTLETQGYKYLTAHTGEVSIMETLSKTPDLMILDLGLPDIDGIEIIRKVRSWSNLPIIVVSARSEDRDKIEALDAGADDYLTKPFSVEELLARLRVSLRRIRNDSARLLGDSSIYTNGDLKIDYGAGCVWLSGEEVHLTPSEYKLLCLLAKNSGKVLTYNYIINEIWGSHSYDIPALRVFMATLRKKIEKTASQQKFIQTHIGVGYRMLQISEE
- the kdpF gene encoding K(+)-transporting ATPase subunit F, whose translation is MIWVLLALTATLFLYLTYALIHPEKF